One region of Pyramidobacter sp. YE332 genomic DNA includes:
- the mgtE gene encoding magnesium transporter: protein MSARMGYSSRLKTLLQQGRLDEARLMIRGMTPEVLEEELLRLPPRSGLALCSILKPARLAVLIEGLSRREKQKLLSSASIPELRGLFLSLPERLLPELLNALPSRQKHPLLEKLPKNLQKLLQPKKEWPEDSVGYIMSGNGVVLSPRDTVAGALDKIRRDAPGKDLVYHCFVIDGERFAGTAALEDLVLAAPEVKVEQLTEEDCHAVPPEMDRAEAARIMSRYDVQVLPVVKDGRLLGALPFDDVLDVMEDENTELFHHAGGLYGDNDEGSLWGEALRRFPCLLLCLVTGILTTGIMENYEDMLSQVLALSFFVPLLIDTGGNVGAQISVLIIRSMGLGRLESSVLGRVLLRELVTALLLGGAMALLAAGRSLFIGAGAQVTFVVAMAMICVVVASDLLGALMPFVVKRLGFDPALISGPLLATIVDVLGLALYFAVASMVLL, encoded by the coding sequence ATGTCCGCCCGCATGGGATACAGTTCTCGTCTGAAGACGCTGCTGCAGCAGGGGCGCCTGGACGAGGCCCGGCTGATGATCCGGGGCATGACGCCGGAAGTGCTGGAGGAGGAACTGCTGCGTCTGCCGCCGCGAAGCGGCCTGGCGCTGTGCAGCATTTTGAAACCGGCCCGTCTGGCCGTGCTGATCGAAGGCCTGTCGCGCCGCGAAAAACAGAAGCTGCTGAGCAGCGCTTCGATCCCCGAGCTGCGGGGGCTGTTCCTGTCGCTGCCGGAGCGTCTGCTGCCGGAGCTGCTGAACGCCCTGCCTTCGCGCCAAAAGCATCCGTTGCTGGAAAAACTGCCGAAGAACCTGCAAAAGCTTTTGCAGCCCAAGAAAGAGTGGCCGGAAGATTCCGTCGGCTACATCATGAGCGGCAACGGCGTGGTCCTGTCGCCGCGGGACACGGTGGCCGGAGCGCTGGACAAGATCCGGCGCGACGCGCCGGGCAAGGATCTGGTCTATCACTGCTTCGTCATCGACGGCGAGCGTTTCGCCGGCACGGCGGCGCTGGAAGACCTCGTTCTCGCCGCGCCGGAAGTGAAGGTCGAGCAGCTCACGGAAGAGGACTGCCACGCCGTGCCGCCCGAAATGGACCGCGCCGAGGCGGCGCGCATCATGTCGCGCTACGACGTGCAGGTGCTGCCGGTCGTGAAGGACGGGCGGCTCCTCGGCGCGCTGCCCTTCGACGACGTGCTCGACGTCATGGAAGACGAAAACACCGAGCTGTTCCACCACGCCGGCGGACTTTACGGCGACAACGACGAGGGCAGTCTGTGGGGCGAAGCGCTGCGGCGCTTCCCCTGCCTGCTGCTCTGTCTGGTGACGGGCATCCTCACCACGGGCATCATGGAAAACTACGAGGACATGCTCTCGCAGGTGCTGGCGCTCTCGTTCTTCGTGCCGCTGCTGATCGACACGGGCGGCAACGTGGGCGCGCAGATCTCGGTGCTGATCATCCGCTCGATGGGGCTGGGGCGTCTGGAAAGCAGCGTGCTGGGGCGGGTGCTGCTGCGCGAATTGGTCACGGCCCTGCTGCTGGGCGGCGCCATGGCCCTGCTGGCGGCGGGACGGTCGCTTTTCATCGGCGCGGGCGCGCAGGTCACGTTCGTGGTCGCCATGGCGATGATCTGCGTGGTCGTGGCGTCCGACCTGCTCGGCGCGCTCATGCCCTTCGTCGTCAAACGCCTCGGCTTCGACCCGGCGCTGATCTCCGGGCCGCTGCTGGCCACGATCGTCGACGTGCTGGGGCTGGCGCTGTACTTCGCCGTGGCGAGCATGGTGCTGCTGTAG
- a CDS encoding MFS transporter, with protein sequence MNRNAESGEKNSSYRYVIAAVSFMFMFVAMGLGNAPNGQYLAPVTREFGLSRADFSLTFSMRYLFTTIFNLLWLKIFTKIGIRRTVGAGFLFLAAAFFIFSSSSTLPGFYAGGILQGTALALCTSASCSYLVDNWFTERKGTVLGIVFAASGIGGALGNVLVARWIAQNGWRFSYRLTSFLILGIGLGLTLFVRVRRRPENAALQKARAEPSDAGPSLAELRRTGRFYALFAIVFVLGWLCNPVYTIAPAHLVDRGFDPVFAGQMTGLMFIVLGAAKVLWGALYDRFGLRPVFLTSCACGVAALLTLSRASGELSAVAFAVLLGFAMPVETIMVPLLVTNLLGARAYTAMIGVFFALMSAGIAVGNPLINFGYSLAGSYSPVLILYAGLFALCAALYLWCEREAERFGKRAH encoded by the coding sequence ATGAATCGAAACGCGGAGTCGGGGGAAAAGAATTCATCGTATCGTTACGTCATTGCGGCCGTGAGTTTTATGTTCATGTTTGTAGCCATGGGGCTGGGCAACGCTCCCAACGGGCAGTATCTTGCCCCGGTGACGCGGGAGTTCGGCCTGAGCCGGGCCGATTTTTCCCTGACCTTCAGCATGAGGTATCTGTTCACGACGATTTTCAATCTGCTGTGGCTGAAAATTTTTACGAAGATCGGCATCCGCCGGACGGTCGGCGCCGGTTTTCTGTTCCTCGCGGCGGCGTTTTTCATCTTTTCGTCTTCCAGCACGCTGCCCGGGTTTTACGCCGGCGGCATCCTGCAGGGCACCGCGCTGGCCCTGTGCACCAGCGCGTCCTGTTCTTATCTGGTGGACAACTGGTTCACGGAGCGCAAAGGCACCGTGCTGGGCATTGTTTTTGCTGCCAGCGGCATCGGCGGCGCCCTCGGCAACGTGCTCGTGGCGCGCTGGATCGCGCAGAACGGCTGGCGTTTCTCCTACCGTTTGACTTCGTTCCTGATCCTGGGCATCGGCCTCGGTCTGACGTTGTTCGTGCGCGTGCGCCGCAGGCCGGAAAACGCCGCTTTGCAAAAGGCGCGCGCAGAGCCTTCCGACGCCGGACCGTCGCTTGCGGAGCTACGCCGTACGGGCCGTTTTTACGCGCTGTTCGCGATCGTGTTCGTGCTCGGCTGGCTGTGCAATCCTGTCTATACGATCGCTCCCGCGCATCTGGTGGATCGCGGTTTCGATCCCGTCTTTGCCGGGCAGATGACGGGGCTGATGTTCATCGTGCTGGGCGCGGCCAAGGTCCTCTGGGGCGCGCTGTACGACCGTTTCGGGCTTCGGCCTGTATTCCTGACGAGCTGCGCGTGCGGCGTCGCCGCGCTGCTGACGCTTTCCCGCGCCTCGGGCGAGCTTTCCGCCGTCGCGTTCGCCGTGCTGCTGGGCTTTGCCATGCCGGTGGAGACCATCATGGTGCCGCTGCTGGTGACGAATCTTCTGGGGGCTCGGGCGTATACGGCGATGATCGGCGTTTTCTTCGCGCTCATGTCCGCCGGCATCGCCGTCGGCAACCCGCTGATCAACTTCGGTTACAGCCTCGCCGGCAGTTACTCGCCCGTGCTGATCCTCTACGCCGGGCTCTTTGCGCTCTGCGCCGCTCTGTATCTGTGGTGCGAACGCGAGGCGGAACGTTTTGGAAAAAGAGCCCATTGA
- the pgsW gene encoding poly-gamma-glutamate system protein — protein sequence MCLVLALAARSACAFEDARQNAAVDLMRRCEAVLWEEKLRRVPDFDVRLDPDRTGLVGEEFTALATTPGSWHDKRAAAQPEMAGALAGYLIRAGVREGDWIGINATSSYPGFTMAALCAARTLKLNTVFVLSYGASMYGGTLPQFTVPVMLDALRERGVMDVKIDALTPGGMDDRMRRNVLDEDVLPLVRRLMSERRETCMIPADLRMSMAFRQMLFAAKPITAFISCGGSWLSLGRSMEEGAVLPHGLIMPPWPVKPKTWDRGLIMDFLEKGVPCIHLLFTKGVCRDWDLPHGTGPEPNF from the coding sequence TTGTGTTTGGTTCTGGCGCTGGCGGCACGTTCCGCTTGCGCCTTCGAAGACGCGAGGCAGAACGCTGCGGTCGATTTGATGCGCCGCTGCGAGGCGGTGCTGTGGGAAGAAAAGTTGAGGCGCGTGCCCGATTTCGACGTGCGCCTCGATCCCGATCGTACCGGCTTGGTGGGCGAGGAGTTCACCGCGCTGGCCACGACCCCCGGCAGCTGGCACGACAAGCGCGCGGCCGCCCAGCCGGAAATGGCCGGGGCCCTGGCCGGCTATCTGATCCGCGCCGGCGTCAGAGAAGGAGATTGGATCGGCATCAACGCCACCAGTTCCTACCCCGGTTTCACGATGGCCGCGCTCTGCGCGGCGCGAACGCTGAAACTGAACACGGTCTTCGTGCTCTCCTACGGCGCTTCCATGTATGGCGGCACGCTGCCGCAGTTCACCGTGCCGGTGATGCTCGACGCGCTGCGCGAACGCGGCGTCATGGACGTGAAGATCGACGCGCTGACGCCGGGCGGCATGGACGACCGCATGCGCCGGAACGTCCTCGATGAGGATGTGCTGCCGCTCGTGCGCCGGCTCATGAGCGAGCGCCGCGAAACCTGCATGATCCCGGCAGATCTCCGCATGTCCATGGCTTTCCGGCAGATGCTCTTCGCTGCAAAGCCCATCACAGCCTTCATCAGCTGCGGCGGTTCGTGGCTGAGCCTTGGGCGCAGCATGGAAGAAGGCGCCGTTCTGCCTCACGGGCTGATCATGCCGCCCTGGCCGGTAAAGCCGAAAACGTGGGATCGCGGCCTGATCATGGATTTTCTCGAAAAAGGCGTGCCCTGCATCCATCTGCTGTTCACCAAAGGTGTGTGCCGCGACTGGGATCTGCCTCACGGCACGGGGCCCGAACCGAATTTCTGA
- a CDS encoding carbohydrate kinase, giving the protein MRPVLFFGEALMDQFYDAAGELQSSLPGGSVLNAAVGAARLELPAAFCGGIGGDEEGRALLRLFDRERIDHRFTVYKKDRATAAAQVRLATSGQPNFAFRRAGCADESVTPDDVAEIDPNDFSGLHCGGVMLASEPGASAQEALAEKFYDAGVPVSFDLNVRPALIADKQNYCERALKFMIRPQLVKFSRDDIEWFFPGEDVNDSFAAMHQARRGALTVLTAGAQGSLIASGQVCERLFAYSVAVADTTGCGDGYAAGLLRGLFSLPDATAWDELTAEQARWIGSGASAVAARVCEKRGAIAAMPRFRDIYGANGTHQ; this is encoded by the coding sequence ATGAGACCAGTTCTGTTCTTTGGGGAAGCGCTGATGGACCAGTTTTACGACGCCGCAGGCGAACTGCAAAGCTCCCTGCCCGGCGGTTCCGTGCTCAACGCCGCCGTCGGCGCGGCGCGGCTCGAACTACCGGCGGCCTTCTGCGGCGGCATCGGCGGCGACGAGGAAGGACGCGCGCTGCTGCGGCTGTTCGACCGCGAGCGCATCGACCACCGCTTCACCGTCTACAAAAAAGACCGCGCCACCGCCGCTGCGCAAGTGCGCCTCGCCACCTCGGGGCAACCGAACTTCGCCTTCCGCCGCGCGGGCTGCGCCGACGAATCCGTGACGCCCGACGACGTGGCAGAGATCGACCCGAACGACTTCAGCGGCCTGCACTGCGGCGGCGTCATGCTCGCCTCCGAACCGGGCGCGTCCGCGCAGGAAGCCTTGGCGGAAAAATTCTACGATGCCGGCGTTCCCGTGTCGTTCGATCTCAACGTCCGTCCCGCGCTGATCGCCGACAAGCAAAACTACTGCGAACGGGCGCTGAAATTCATGATCCGCCCGCAGCTCGTCAAATTCAGCCGCGACGACATCGAATGGTTCTTCCCCGGCGAGGACGTCAACGACAGCTTCGCCGCCATGCACCAGGCCCGCCGCGGCGCGCTCACCGTCCTCACCGCCGGCGCGCAAGGTTCGCTGATCGCTTCCGGCCAGGTCTGCGAGCGCCTCTTCGCCTACTCGGTCGCCGTCGCCGACACGACCGGCTGCGGCGACGGCTATGCCGCCGGTCTGCTGCGCGGCCTGTTCAGCCTGCCCGACGCCACCGCTTGGGACGAACTGACCGCGGAACAGGCGCGCTGGATCGGTTCCGGCGCTTCGGCCGTCGCCGCCCGCGTCTGCGAAAAGAGGGGCGCCATCGCCGCCATGCCCCGCTTCCGCGACATTTACGGCGCCAACGGCACGCATCAGTGA
- the thiT gene encoding energy-coupled thiamine transporter ThiT, with protein sequence MYQRSKTQSVVEAALCIALAVVFSRLRLFRLPQGGSVTLEIVPLLVYAMRWGLLKGIGAGAVAGLLQYVMGGYVVHPVQGMLDYPLAYAALGLAALGGEHVFAGILVAVAARIVCHVASGVVFFASYAPAGTHPLVYSLLYNGSFMAANMVIALILVPLILARLKKF encoded by the coding sequence ATGTATCAACGCAGCAAAACGCAGTCGGTGGTGGAGGCGGCGCTGTGCATTGCGCTGGCGGTGGTGTTCTCGCGGCTGAGGCTGTTCCGTCTGCCTCAGGGCGGTTCGGTGACGCTGGAGATCGTGCCGCTGCTGGTGTACGCGATGCGCTGGGGACTGTTGAAGGGGATCGGCGCGGGCGCCGTGGCCGGCCTTCTGCAGTACGTGATGGGCGGCTACGTGGTCCATCCCGTGCAAGGGATGCTCGATTATCCGCTGGCCTACGCGGCGCTGGGGCTGGCGGCGCTGGGCGGGGAACACGTCTTCGCCGGCATCCTTGTCGCCGTGGCGGCGCGGATCGTCTGCCATGTGGCCTCGGGCGTGGTGTTCTTCGCGTCCTACGCGCCGGCGGGCACGCATCCGCTGGTCTACTCGCTGCTGTACAACGGCAGCTTCATGGCCGCCAACATGGTGATCGCGCTGATCCTGGTGCCGCTGATTTTGGCGCGGCTGAAAAAATTCTGA
- a CDS encoding class I SAM-dependent rRNA methyltransferase: MKQERHYPRFAVTPKAERSVKSGHPWVYGEEVTDVRGQYAPGDLVDVVSRGGTYLGTGFVNDRSKIRVRLISANANDRFDAAFFERRLRYALNYRKTVMGDQYDCCRLIFGDADNFPGLTVDRFDDVLVAEVLSLGMDKLKELLFPMLVRLLREGGQKISGLYERSDSVIRDLEGLPRHSGEFAMDGCSLAGRRTARICENGVLYDVDFVEGQKTGFFLDQKFNRAAAARLCAGLNVLDCFTHTGSFALNAVKGGAAHVTAVDVSASALEMARRNAALNGCLDRVDFVAADVFDLLADMACRARGEYGMIILDPPAFAKSRRSVRDAARGYKEINLKAMRLLPRGGYLATASCSHFMTDELFRQTLAAAAADAKVSLRRIEARGQSPDHPVLWGVPETEYLKFYLFQVV; encoded by the coding sequence ATGAAACAGGAACGACATTATCCGCGCTTCGCCGTCACGCCCAAGGCGGAGCGCAGCGTCAAAAGCGGCCATCCGTGGGTCTACGGCGAAGAGGTCACGGACGTTCGGGGACAATACGCCCCCGGCGATCTCGTCGACGTGGTGAGCCGCGGCGGAACGTACCTCGGCACGGGGTTCGTCAACGACCGTTCCAAGATCCGCGTCCGCCTCATCTCCGCCAACGCCAACGACCGCTTCGACGCCGCTTTCTTCGAGCGCCGTCTGCGCTACGCGCTGAACTACCGCAAAACGGTGATGGGCGATCAGTACGACTGCTGCCGTTTGATCTTCGGCGACGCCGACAACTTTCCCGGCCTGACCGTGGACCGCTTCGACGACGTGCTGGTGGCCGAAGTGCTGTCGCTCGGCATGGACAAGTTGAAAGAGCTGCTGTTCCCCATGCTGGTGCGGCTGCTGCGCGAGGGCGGGCAGAAGATCAGCGGCCTGTACGAGCGCAGCGATTCTGTAATCCGCGACCTTGAGGGCCTGCCGCGGCACAGCGGCGAGTTCGCCATGGACGGCTGCTCGCTGGCCGGGCGCCGCACGGCGCGCATCTGCGAGAACGGCGTGCTCTACGACGTCGACTTCGTGGAGGGGCAGAAGACGGGCTTCTTCCTCGACCAGAAGTTCAACCGCGCTGCGGCGGCCCGCCTGTGCGCCGGTCTGAACGTGCTGGACTGCTTCACCCACACCGGCTCGTTCGCGCTCAACGCCGTCAAGGGCGGCGCGGCGCACGTCACCGCCGTGGACGTTTCCGCGAGCGCTCTGGAGATGGCGCGCCGCAACGCCGCGCTGAACGGCTGCCTCGACCGCGTGGACTTCGTCGCCGCCGACGTCTTCGACCTGCTCGCCGACATGGCCTGCCGCGCCCGCGGCGAGTACGGCATGATCATCCTCGACCCGCCTGCCTTCGCCAAATCGCGCCGCAGCGTGCGCGACGCCGCCCGCGGCTACAAGGAGATCAACCTCAAGGCCATGAGGCTGCTGCCCCGCGGCGGCTACCTCGCCACCGCCTCGTGCTCCCACTTCATGACCGACGAGCTGTTCCGCCAAACGCTGGCCGCCGCGGCCGCCGACGCCAAAGTCAGCCTGCGCCGGATCGAAGCCCGCGGCCAATCCCCCGACCATCCCGTCCTCTGGGGCGTGCCGGAAACCGAGTACCTCAAGTTCTATCTGTTTCAGGTGGTATAA